A genomic segment from Thermostichus lividus PCC 6715 encodes:
- a CDS encoding Spy/CpxP family protein refolding chaperone: MLKQSLTALLLCGSLSPMLAIAPATVAQPAHTPPGYRNFENLNLTPEQRQQLQAVRQQYQSRMEQTRNQLRTAKEELRQMMSGTASDDQIRAKHQQVRELENQLASLRFESMLAMRSILTPQQRQALATQMQQRRPGNRPMRPQQP; encoded by the coding sequence ATGTTAAAACAAAGCCTAACCGCCCTACTCCTGTGTGGTAGCCTCAGCCCCATGCTAGCCATTGCCCCTGCTACGGTAGCGCAGCCTGCACACACGCCCCCCGGCTATCGTAACTTCGAGAACCTCAACCTTACCCCAGAGCAGCGGCAACAACTACAAGCCGTACGGCAGCAATATCAAAGCCGCATGGAGCAAACCCGTAACCAGCTGCGTACTGCCAAAGAAGAGCTGCGGCAGATGATGAGTGGCACTGCCAGTGACGATCAGATTCGTGCCAAGCACCAGCAAGTTCGGGAGCTAGAAAACCAACTGGCATCCCTGCGGTTTGAGAGTATGCTAGCCATGCGTAGTATTCTGACCCCACAGCAACGCCAAGCCTTAGCAACTCAAATGCAGCAGCGTCGCCCCGGCAATCGCCCAATGAGACCACAACAACCATAA
- a CDS encoding sigma-70 family RNA polymerase sigma factor, with product MSVSIPLPLMTAAPSVHPQAKVSDPDRPVIEQCLAGHPHGFRELYQRHQQRVRSLLFQLCGAIALDDLVQEVFLRAWKGLRGLKHEAKFSTWLYRITWNVACDYRRQLATRKSRHHEYLHNSEPLTPGPDLKQLHYEDLVQRGLAQLSLDYRSVLVLHDLQGLPQKDIAEILRIPVGTVKSRLFRARGTLRTYFTNAGVSL from the coding sequence ATGAGTGTATCTATACCCCTACCGTTGATGACGGCTGCACCAAGCGTACACCCACAAGCCAAGGTGTCTGACCCTGACCGTCCAGTGATTGAGCAATGCCTTGCTGGACATCCCCATGGCTTTCGTGAACTGTATCAACGGCACCAGCAGCGGGTGCGATCGCTACTCTTTCAGCTCTGTGGGGCGATCGCCCTCGATGATTTGGTTCAAGAAGTGTTTTTGCGGGCGTGGAAAGGTCTGCGGGGGCTGAAGCACGAAGCAAAGTTTTCCACATGGTTGTACCGAATTACATGGAACGTGGCCTGCGACTATCGCCGCCAGCTTGCCACCCGCAAATCGCGTCACCATGAGTACCTTCACAACAGCGAACCCCTCACCCCCGGTCCCGATTTGAAGCAATTACACTACGAAGATTTAGTCCAGCGGGGCCTAGCTCAGTTGTCCTTAGATTACCGTAGTGTACTGGTACTGCACGATTTACAGGGACTCCCCCAAAAGGACATTGCCGAAATTTTACGCATTCCTGTGGGGACGGTTAAGTCCCGCTTGTTTCGTGCTCGGGGAACCTTACGCACCTACTTTACCAATGCAGGAGTGAGTCTATGA
- the groL gene encoding chaperonin GroEL (60 kDa chaperone family; promotes refolding of misfolded polypeptides especially under stressful conditions; forms two stacked rings of heptamers to form a barrel-shaped 14mer; ends can be capped by GroES; misfolded proteins enter the barrel where they are refolded when GroES binds), with translation MAKLVVFHEESRRALERGINALADAVKITLGPKGRNVVLEKKYGAPQIVNDGVTIAKEIELEDAYENTGAQLMREVAAKTNDVVGDGTTTATLLAQALIREGLKNVAAGANPVALRRGMEKAINTVVAGIAEVAKPVEGDMIAQVAAVSAGNDPEVGTMLSQAMAKVGKDGVITIEESKSLNTEMEIVEGMQFDRGYISPYFVTDPERMIVQLTGAYLLLVDKKISSIQDLIPTLEKVARSGRPLVIIAEDVEGEALATLVVNKLRGVLNVVAVKAPAFGDRRKAMLQDIAVLTGGQVISEEVGLTLEDVEITMLGEASSVTITKDTTTLVSEKGNTADVQKRVEQLKKQLADTDSEYDKEKLQERIAKLVGGVAVIKVGAATETELKDRKLRLEDALNATKAAVAEGIVPGGGVTLLHLASRIDALLPSLSAEEQTGARIVATALAAPLAQIAANAGVEGSVVVENVRSAGFSHGFNAATGAYEDLISAGIIDPAKVVRCALQNAGSIAGMVLTTEALVVEKPEPKPAPAADPGMGGMGMM, from the coding sequence ATGGCCAAATTAGTTGTTTTTCATGAAGAATCACGCCGTGCCTTAGAGCGTGGCATTAATGCCCTTGCCGATGCCGTTAAAATTACCCTCGGTCCCAAGGGGCGCAATGTGGTGCTAGAGAAAAAGTATGGCGCCCCCCAAATTGTCAATGACGGCGTGACCATTGCCAAAGAAATTGAACTAGAAGATGCTTACGAAAATACCGGTGCCCAACTGATGCGGGAAGTGGCGGCCAAAACCAATGATGTCGTTGGGGATGGCACCACAACGGCAACGCTTTTAGCCCAAGCCCTCATCCGCGAAGGCTTAAAAAACGTGGCGGCGGGGGCAAACCCAGTGGCACTGCGACGGGGGATGGAAAAAGCAATCAACACCGTTGTTGCCGGTATCGCCGAAGTTGCCAAGCCGGTTGAGGGAGACATGATTGCCCAAGTTGCCGCTGTGTCTGCGGGCAATGACCCAGAGGTGGGCACCATGCTGAGCCAAGCCATGGCCAAAGTGGGCAAAGATGGGGTGATCACCATTGAAGAGTCAAAATCCCTGAATACTGAAATGGAAATTGTTGAAGGGATGCAGTTTGACCGTGGGTATATTTCCCCCTACTTTGTCACCGATCCTGAGCGAATGATTGTGCAATTGACCGGTGCCTATCTGCTCTTGGTGGATAAAAAAATCAGCAGCATTCAAGATCTGATTCCCACCCTTGAAAAGGTTGCCCGCAGTGGCCGTCCGTTAGTCATTATCGCTGAGGATGTGGAGGGGGAAGCCTTAGCCACCCTAGTGGTCAATAAACTGCGGGGGGTTCTGAATGTGGTCGCGGTCAAGGCACCGGCCTTTGGCGATCGCCGCAAAGCCATGCTCCAAGACATTGCCGTGCTCACAGGGGGGCAAGTCATTTCTGAAGAGGTTGGCCTCACCCTAGAAGATGTGGAAATCACCATGTTGGGGGAAGCCTCTTCCGTCACCATTACCAAAGATACAACCACCCTAGTGTCGGAAAAGGGGAATACAGCGGATGTGCAAAAGCGGGTTGAGCAACTGAAAAAGCAACTAGCAGACACCGATTCCGAGTATGACAAGGAAAAGCTACAGGAGCGGATTGCCAAGCTCGTTGGCGGTGTAGCCGTCATTAAAGTGGGCGCAGCCACCGAAACTGAACTTAAGGATCGCAAGCTCCGTTTAGAGGATGCCCTCAATGCCACCAAGGCCGCCGTTGCAGAAGGAATTGTGCCGGGGGGTGGTGTAACGCTGCTGCACCTTGCCAGCCGTATTGACGCCCTTTTGCCCAGCCTCAGTGCCGAGGAGCAAACGGGTGCGCGGATTGTGGCAACGGCTCTGGCGGCACCTTTAGCTCAAATTGCAGCAAACGCTGGCGTGGAAGGCTCAGTTGTGGTTGAAAATGTGCGCTCAGCCGGGTTTAGCCATGGATTCAATGCTGCTACAGGGGCTTACGAAGACTTGATCAGCGCCGGCATTATTGACCCAGCAAAAGTCGTGCGCTGCGCCTTGCAAAATGCTGGCTCCATTGCTGGGATGGTGCTAACCACAGAAGCCTTAGTGGTGGAAAAACCAGAACCTAAACCGGCACCTGCGGCTGACCCCGGTATGGGTGGTATGGGGATGATGTAA
- a CDS encoding ATP-binding cassette domain-containing protein — translation MSAKTVFDRPTITLILESQGQTLTYHLTQSQHRLGRDRQWADLVVPDDPIWSVISSRHAVFTKEGQSYCLWDGDGEQRRSTNGIFHQHTRIGIGEGFKLADTLRLEIGQDPANKVQMFVQIQSAGTATPPPLPQQRRLNLKKLSQWPLTLGRDATNSYQHWQLNAPTVSQRHASLDRTTAGLYVLRDLNSSNGTYVNNQLLKAPYTLRNGDQIRIGPFALLYRNEILEVTDQGSQIRLDAYHLQRRVTTPHGDRLLLAGVTFVAEPGQLIGIVGGSGTGKSTLLKVLMGLTPPQAGKVLLNGQDLYQNRCAYRHQTGYVPQDDIVHTRLTVTEVLTFAAQLRLPADTDATTRHESVQRVLKQVQLTPVAQQLVADLSGGQRKRVSIAVELLANPKLFFLDEPTSGLDPGLDLSMMQLLRQLADEGRTIILVTHATSHVHLCDRLAILGRGGRLCYFGPAERACQFFSPNGSPPLRSVAEIYGILAVGEGDRAAYEWSERFRQSPDYKNYLENRLSAGCAPNNTDVALGSGTPNVPAPSQQPAPNHLYQWQVLCQRQWRLMERDRLSLALNLVSVPIALLLTRFALETSPFLPQDPPSLLQAAQTLRVLFVFTCACLWVGLSSWAQALITEVPIYRRERLANLSLPAYMAAKLTLGKAMAAVQTLLITVVAVLGFGVPTGALMPWPLGVAVTTFLTLVASLSLGLLVSSAVSNSDQASKVLPPLLLPQIIFAGVLFKLQGLAVILSWVTIGRWSMGAYGALIKVNAMVPPPLDFGLFEPPPQPFDPSPVYDPTPTNLLLNWGVLLLHSLIYIAIATGLQRRKDR, via the coding sequence ATGTCTGCCAAGACGGTTTTTGATCGACCAACGATAACACTCATCCTTGAAAGTCAAGGGCAGACGTTAACCTATCACCTCACCCAATCCCAGCATCGCTTGGGTCGCGATCGCCAGTGGGCGGATTTAGTTGTTCCGGACGATCCCATCTGGTCAGTGATTTCCAGTCGTCATGCAGTTTTTACTAAAGAAGGGCAGAGCTATTGTCTCTGGGATGGGGATGGCGAACAGCGCCGCAGCACCAATGGTATTTTTCATCAGCATACTCGGATTGGTATTGGGGAAGGGTTTAAGCTAGCGGACACCCTACGGCTTGAAATTGGCCAAGACCCCGCGAACAAAGTACAGATGTTTGTCCAAATTCAGTCGGCAGGCACTGCAACACCGCCGCCGTTACCCCAGCAACGACGGCTGAATCTGAAAAAACTCAGCCAATGGCCTCTCACGCTGGGGCGAGACGCAACAAACAGCTATCAGCACTGGCAGCTTAACGCTCCCACTGTCTCCCAACGCCATGCCAGTCTTGACCGTACCACTGCGGGTCTCTACGTCCTGCGGGACTTAAACAGTAGTAACGGCACCTACGTGAATAACCAACTCCTCAAAGCTCCTTACACCCTGCGCAATGGTGACCAAATCCGCATTGGCCCGTTTGCGCTGCTCTACCGCAATGAGATACTGGAGGTTACGGATCAAGGTAGTCAAATTCGCCTAGATGCTTACCATCTGCAACGGCGAGTAACGACACCCCACGGCGATCGCCTCCTGTTGGCAGGGGTGACCTTTGTGGCTGAACCCGGGCAGCTTATTGGCATTGTTGGCGGTAGTGGCACCGGCAAGTCAACCCTGCTGAAAGTCCTCATGGGGCTTACGCCTCCCCAAGCTGGTAAAGTCCTCCTGAATGGCCAAGACCTGTACCAAAACCGCTGCGCCTATCGCCACCAAACGGGGTATGTGCCCCAAGACGATATTGTGCATACCCGCTTAACGGTCACCGAGGTGCTAACTTTTGCTGCCCAACTTCGTCTGCCGGCAGATACCGATGCCACCACCCGCCACGAGAGTGTCCAGCGAGTTCTCAAGCAAGTGCAGTTAACCCCTGTTGCCCAGCAATTGGTGGCGGATCTCAGCGGTGGCCAGCGCAAGCGCGTCAGTATTGCTGTTGAGTTATTGGCTAATCCCAAGCTCTTTTTCCTTGACGAACCCACCTCTGGCCTCGATCCTGGGCTTGATTTATCGATGATGCAACTGCTGCGCCAACTAGCGGACGAAGGTCGGACAATTATTCTGGTAACCCATGCCACTAGCCATGTGCATCTGTGCGATCGCCTCGCGATTCTCGGCCGTGGTGGTCGCCTCTGCTATTTCGGGCCTGCGGAGCGCGCGTGTCAGTTTTTTAGTCCTAATGGGTCGCCCCCCCTAAGGTCTGTGGCTGAAATCTACGGCATTTTGGCCGTAGGCGAGGGCGATCGCGCCGCCTACGAATGGAGTGAGCGGTTTCGCCAGTCCCCAGACTACAAAAACTACCTAGAAAACCGCCTCAGTGCTGGCTGTGCCCCCAATAATACCGATGTTGCCCTTGGGAGTGGTACCCCCAACGTCCCTGCGCCAAGTCAACAGCCCGCCCCCAATCATCTGTACCAGTGGCAAGTACTGTGTCAACGGCAGTGGCGGCTGATGGAGCGCGATCGCCTCAGTTTGGCACTGAATCTGGTGAGTGTGCCCATTGCCCTCCTGCTGACCCGTTTTGCTCTTGAGACCTCACCGTTCTTACCCCAGGATCCGCCCTCACTGCTCCAAGCGGCTCAAACCTTACGGGTACTCTTTGTGTTTACCTGCGCCTGTTTATGGGTGGGGTTATCCAGTTGGGCACAGGCTCTGATTACCGAAGTCCCCATTTACCGCCGCGAGCGCCTCGCCAACCTCAGTCTTCCGGCCTACATGGCTGCCAAGCTCACCCTTGGCAAGGCAATGGCTGCTGTCCAAACGCTGCTGATTACGGTGGTTGCCGTCCTTGGGTTTGGTGTGCCCACCGGGGCGCTCATGCCTTGGCCGTTGGGCGTTGCCGTCACAACCTTTTTGACCCTTGTGGCCAGCCTTAGCTTGGGGCTGTTAGTTTCCAGTGCGGTCAGCAATAGCGATCAAGCCAGTAAAGTGTTACCCCCGCTGCTGTTGCCACAAATTATTTTTGCAGGGGTGTTATTTAAGCTTCAAGGATTAGCCGTGATCCTCTCGTGGGTAACAATTGGCCGTTGGAGCATGGGAGCCTACGGTGCCTTAATTAAGGTCAATGCCATGGTACCGCCCCCCCTTGACTTTGGCCTCTTTGAGCCACCGCCCCAACCCTTTGATCCAAGTCCTGTCTATGACCCAACCCCGACAAACCTGCTGTTGAACTGGGGTGTACTCCTGCTCCATAGCCTCATTTACATCGCGATCGCCACTGGGCTGCAACGGCGCAAAGACCGCTAG
- the sir gene encoding sulfite reductase, ferredoxin dependent — MVASPPSADVAAKRSKVEDLKEQSQHLREPVATELREPTNRFSEAGIQILKFHGSYQQDNRDNRVKGQEKDYQFMLRTRSPAGYIPPQLYLTLDRLADEYGNHTLRATTRQGFQLHGILKKNLKAAIAAIIRSMGSTLGACGDLNRNVMAPPAPFRDRPEYRLAYEYAHRIADLLTPQTGAYYEIWLDGEKVISAEEHPEVKAARQRNGTGTIFHDNEEPIYGDRYMPRKFKCCVTVPGDNSVDLFSQDLTLVVITNKKGDLEGFNIYAGGGLGRTHNKEDTFARMADEIGFVAAADVYDAVKAIVATQRDYGDRYNRRHARLKYLIHDWGVAKFKAKVEEYFGKPLAPFRPLPPWQYHDFLGWHSQGDGKFFYGVSIANGRILDRDSFKLKAALKKIVKEFNVPLRVTPHQNVLICDVAPNQQDAIQLILQQHGIPDVSAIDSLERYSMACPALPTCGLAITESERAIPGVLERIRRLMDRLGLEDEHFVIRMTGCPNGCARPYLAELGFVGIVPGTYQTWLGGSPHQTRLAQVYIERLPITELEATLEPLLVYYRDRRHSGESFGDFCHRVGFEALRQFAASYTPPATQRKRYRVDVQAEQYQQLKALAAAKGVSVAALTRQALQQYLSAQ; from the coding sequence ATGGTTGCTTCCCCTCCCTCTGCTGACGTTGCTGCTAAGCGTTCCAAAGTTGAAGATCTCAAGGAACAGAGTCAGCACCTCCGTGAACCCGTTGCCACAGAGCTGCGAGAGCCAACCAATCGCTTTAGTGAGGCGGGAATTCAGATCCTGAAGTTCCATGGTTCCTACCAGCAAGACAACCGCGATAACCGCGTGAAAGGGCAGGAAAAAGACTACCAGTTCATGCTGCGCACCCGCAGCCCGGCGGGTTATATTCCGCCCCAACTCTACCTGACCTTGGATCGCTTGGCGGACGAGTACGGTAACCATACCCTGCGGGCAACCACTCGCCAAGGGTTTCAGCTACACGGCATTCTCAAGAAGAATCTGAAAGCCGCGATCGCCGCCATTATCCGCAGCATGGGATCCACCCTAGGTGCGTGCGGTGATTTGAACCGGAATGTGATGGCGCCGCCAGCCCCATTTAGGGATCGCCCCGAGTATCGCCTTGCCTACGAGTATGCCCACCGCATTGCCGATTTGCTCACGCCCCAAACGGGTGCTTATTACGAAATTTGGCTCGATGGTGAGAAGGTTATCTCTGCTGAAGAGCATCCTGAGGTCAAAGCAGCCCGCCAGCGCAACGGTACCGGCACCATTTTTCACGACAACGAAGAGCCAATCTATGGCGATCGCTACATGCCGCGTAAGTTTAAGTGCTGTGTCACAGTCCCCGGGGACAACTCGGTGGATTTGTTTTCCCAAGACCTCACCCTCGTTGTGATCACTAACAAAAAAGGCGATCTAGAGGGCTTTAATATCTATGCGGGGGGCGGTTTGGGGCGCACCCACAATAAAGAGGACACCTTTGCCCGCATGGCCGATGAAATTGGCTTTGTGGCTGCTGCTGATGTGTACGATGCGGTGAAAGCCATTGTGGCAACACAACGGGATTATGGCGATCGCTACAATCGTCGCCACGCCCGCCTGAAGTACTTAATCCATGATTGGGGAGTCGCCAAATTCAAAGCCAAAGTCGAAGAGTATTTTGGTAAACCCCTTGCTCCCTTTCGTCCCTTGCCGCCGTGGCAGTACCATGACTTTTTGGGCTGGCACTCCCAAGGAGATGGCAAGTTTTTTTATGGGGTCTCCATTGCCAATGGTCGCATCCTTGATCGCGATAGCTTCAAGCTCAAAGCAGCTCTGAAAAAAATCGTCAAAGAGTTTAATGTGCCGTTGCGGGTCACCCCCCACCAGAACGTGCTGATCTGTGATGTGGCTCCCAATCAGCAAGATGCCATTCAACTGATTTTGCAGCAGCATGGGATTCCTGATGTTAGCGCTATTGATTCCCTAGAGCGCTACAGTATGGCTTGCCCGGCACTCCCCACCTGCGGCTTGGCCATTACCGAATCCGAGCGTGCCATTCCGGGGGTTTTAGAGCGGATTCGTCGCCTCATGGATCGTCTTGGGTTAGAGGATGAGCATTTTGTGATCCGGATGACGGGGTGCCCGAACGGCTGCGCTCGCCCCTACTTAGCTGAACTAGGCTTTGTGGGGATTGTGCCGGGAACGTATCAAACATGGCTGGGGGGCAGCCCTCACCAAACTCGCTTGGCTCAAGTTTATATCGAGCGGTTGCCCATTACGGAACTGGAGGCCACCCTTGAGCCGTTACTTGTCTATTACCGCGATCGCCGCCACAGTGGCGAGTCCTTTGGGGATTTTTGCCATCGGGTCGGCTTTGAGGCACTGCGCCAGTTTGCCGCAAGCTATACCCCCCCTGCAACCCAGCGCAAACGCTATCGCGTGGACGTACAGGCAGAGCAGTATCAGCAACTAAAAGCATTGGCAGCAGCAAAGGGAGTATCGGTGGCCGCCTTAACCCGCCAAGCCCTGCAGCAATACCTATCAGCCCAGTAG
- a CDS encoding fatty acid desaturase family protein → MITSAQPLIDTATLQTLNQRSNWAGIRQLALHVGLLVLSGSVWMTQLGHRWWLAIPALLLYGTSLATMFATLHECSHRTAFANQRLNDTVAWLAGLLCFYNSDFYRRYHKWHHRYTQILGKDPELDAPKPTNWQQYLWELSGIPWWWGKVQTFANLVRGRLEGYPYISAEVRPEVVWSARWQLGVYGIAAALSVVVGYPWLLVGWAFPLVLGQPVLRFILLAEHTDCTQDSNGLTNTRTTLTLWPVRLLMWNMPYHAEHHLYPSIPFHALAHAHILLKPHLQHCVSGYFTVHRQIVQRFGAA, encoded by the coding sequence ATGATCACGTCTGCGCAGCCTCTCATCGACACTGCCACACTCCAGACCTTAAACCAGCGCTCAAACTGGGCAGGGATCCGCCAACTCGCACTTCATGTGGGTCTTCTGGTGCTGAGTGGCAGCGTCTGGATGACCCAACTGGGACACCGTTGGTGGTTAGCCATTCCCGCCTTACTGCTCTACGGCACTAGCTTGGCAACAATGTTTGCGACCCTACACGAGTGCTCTCACCGCACTGCATTTGCAAATCAACGCCTCAACGACACAGTGGCTTGGCTAGCGGGCTTACTCTGCTTTTACAACAGTGACTTTTATCGGCGCTACCACAAGTGGCACCATCGCTACACCCAAATTCTAGGCAAAGACCCAGAACTCGATGCTCCTAAGCCCACTAACTGGCAACAGTACCTTTGGGAACTGAGTGGCATACCGTGGTGGTGGGGCAAGGTGCAAACCTTTGCCAACCTCGTTCGCGGTCGGTTAGAGGGCTACCCCTACATCAGCGCCGAAGTTCGCCCCGAGGTCGTTTGGTCTGCCCGCTGGCAACTCGGTGTCTATGGAATTGCCGCAGCACTCTCGGTAGTAGTTGGTTATCCTTGGCTACTGGTGGGATGGGCATTTCCCTTGGTGCTAGGCCAGCCAGTGCTGCGGTTTATTTTGCTGGCGGAGCACACCGATTGCACCCAAGATAGCAATGGCCTGACCAATACCCGCACCACCCTCACCCTATGGCCGGTTCGCCTGCTGATGTGGAACATGCCCTACCATGCCGAGCACCACCTCTATCCCTCTATTCCCTTCCATGCCCTTGCACACGCCCACATCCTGCTAAAACCTCATCTCCAGCATTGTGTGTCAGGCTATTTCACTGTTCACCGTCAAATTGTTCAGCGCTTCGGTGCTGCATGA
- a CDS encoding SRPBCC family protein: MTNWLEHTVQIEVAADIDLVWSLWSDLEKIPLWMKWIESVVITSDDAELSRWTLATGNWHFSWLSRIRKQIKHQIIKWESVDGLPNRGAIRFYDRHGSTVVKLSVAYAIPGILGQLMDRLFLGRIVESTLQADLERFRDYAQQLQPSRLR, encoded by the coding sequence ATGACGAACTGGCTAGAGCACACCGTCCAAATTGAAGTTGCTGCCGACATCGACTTGGTTTGGTCGCTGTGGTCAGATTTAGAAAAAATCCCCCTGTGGATGAAGTGGATAGAGTCAGTGGTCATTACCAGCGACGATGCTGAACTCTCCCGCTGGACGCTTGCGACGGGTAACTGGCACTTTAGTTGGCTCTCGCGCATTCGCAAGCAAATCAAGCACCAGATCATCAAGTGGGAGTCAGTGGATGGGCTGCCAAACCGTGGTGCCATTCGCTTTTACGATCGCCACGGCAGCACGGTTGTAAAGCTCTCAGTGGCCTATGCGATTCCCGGCATTTTAGGTCAACTGATGGATCGCCTCTTTTTAGGGCGGATCGTCGAAAGTACATTACAGGCAGATTTAGAGCGCTTTCGCGACTATGCTCAGCAATTGCAGCCGAGCCGCCTAAGATAG
- the zds gene encoding 9,9'-di-cis-zeta-carotene desaturase: protein MRVVIVGAGLAGLAAAVDLVDAGHTVEMYESRPFVGGKVSSWQDADGNHIEMGLHVFFYNYANLFELMTKVGAIAHLLPKDHTHTFINRGGQVGELDFRFPLGAPFNGLKAFFTTGQLSLVDKFFNAIALGSSPVVRGLVDYNGAMRQIRALDRLSFAEWFRRHGGSENSLKRLWNPIAYALGFIDTEHMSARCMLTIFMMFAAKTEASRLNMLMGSPAEYLLKPLVNYISARGATVHLRRRVKEILYSGSEPSAWRVDGLVIPKDDDPLATVTADAYLCACDVPGIQRLIPQAWRALPVFDNIFKLDAVPVATVQLRFDGWVTELQDPSKQRQVAATGLDNLLYTADADFSCFADLALTSPADYYREGQGSLLQVVLTPGDPFIKASNEEIAQHVLRQVHELFPSSRHLTMTWYSVVKLAQSLYREAPGMDPYRPPQKTPIPNFFLAGSYTQQDYIDSMEGATMSGRQAAQAILAGGNR, encoded by the coding sequence ATGCGGGTTGTCATTGTTGGTGCCGGTCTGGCGGGCTTAGCGGCGGCAGTGGATCTAGTCGATGCCGGTCACACCGTTGAAATGTATGAGTCCCGGCCATTCGTTGGTGGCAAAGTCAGCAGTTGGCAGGATGCTGACGGCAACCACATCGAGATGGGGTTACACGTTTTTTTCTATAACTACGCCAACCTCTTTGAGTTGATGACCAAGGTGGGGGCGATCGCCCACCTCCTGCCCAAAGACCACACCCACACCTTCATCAATCGCGGTGGCCAAGTAGGGGAATTGGACTTCCGGTTTCCCTTGGGTGCCCCCTTTAACGGTCTCAAAGCATTTTTCACCACAGGGCAACTCTCCTTGGTCGATAAATTTTTCAACGCTATTGCCTTGGGAAGCAGTCCAGTGGTGCGCGGTTTGGTGGACTACAATGGCGCCATGCGACAGATCCGCGCCCTCGATCGCCTCAGCTTTGCTGAGTGGTTCCGGCGGCACGGTGGCTCTGAGAATAGCTTAAAGCGGCTGTGGAACCCCATTGCCTACGCCTTGGGCTTTATTGACACAGAGCACATGTCGGCACGCTGTATGCTGACAATTTTTATGATGTTTGCGGCTAAAACCGAAGCGTCGCGCCTGAATATGCTGATGGGATCCCCCGCAGAATACCTCCTCAAACCCTTGGTGAACTACATCAGTGCCCGTGGCGCAACGGTACACCTGCGCCGCCGGGTCAAGGAAATTCTCTATAGTGGTAGCGAGCCAAGCGCGTGGCGGGTAGATGGCTTAGTGATTCCCAAAGATGACGATCCCCTAGCAACTGTAACCGCCGACGCCTACCTCTGTGCCTGCGATGTTCCCGGCATTCAACGCCTGATTCCCCAAGCGTGGCGTGCGCTACCAGTATTTGACAACATTTTCAAACTAGATGCCGTTCCGGTGGCCACAGTGCAACTGCGTTTCGACGGTTGGGTTACCGAATTGCAAGACCCCAGCAAGCAACGGCAGGTGGCCGCTACGGGGCTAGATAATCTGCTTTATACTGCCGATGCCGACTTTTCCTGTTTTGCCGATTTAGCCTTGACCAGCCCAGCGGATTACTACCGGGAAGGCCAAGGCTCTCTCCTGCAAGTGGTGCTCACCCCCGGCGACCCTTTCATTAAAGCCAGCAACGAAGAGATTGCACAGCACGTTTTGCGGCAAGTCCATGAGCTGTTTCCCTCGTCGCGGCACTTAACAATGACGTGGTACAGTGTCGTCAAACTCGCCCAATCGCTGTACCGTGAAGCCCCCGGCATGGATCCCTATCGCCCTCCCCAGAAAACGCCCATTCCTAATTTCTTTCTAGCGGGCAGTTATACCCAGCAAGACTACATTGACAGTATGGAGGGAGCAACCATGTCTGGACGACAAGCGGCTCAAGCAATTTTAGCGGGAGGAAACCGATGA
- a CDS encoding LON peptidase substrate-binding domain-containing protein, with protein sequence MAFSSIAVRELPIFPLPDVVLFPGRPLPLHIFEFRYRIMMNTILEGDRRFGIVMWDPQTGRPATVGCCAEVRRYERLPDDRMLVDSLGQQRFRILDYTREKPYRVGLVEWIDDEPTTIDLRPLAAEVRQLLDDVVRLSAKLTDQAMELPPDVPTAALELSYWIASNFRGVAQEQQSLLELQSTYDRLLREAEILTTTRNHLAARTVLKETFK encoded by the coding sequence ATGGCCTTTTCGTCCATTGCTGTTCGCGAGCTGCCCATTTTTCCGTTGCCGGATGTGGTGCTATTTCCTGGGCGCCCCTTACCCCTACACATTTTTGAATTTCGTTATCGGATTATGATGAACACAATCCTTGAGGGCGATCGCCGCTTCGGGATTGTGATGTGGGATCCGCAAACGGGTCGTCCAGCCACTGTGGGGTGCTGCGCCGAAGTGCGTCGCTACGAGCGCTTACCGGACGATCGGATGCTCGTGGATTCCTTAGGGCAGCAACGCTTTCGTATTTTAGATTACACCCGTGAAAAGCCCTATCGAGTTGGCTTAGTGGAGTGGATAGACGACGAGCCGACCACTATCGATTTGCGCCCTCTTGCGGCGGAAGTACGACAACTTCTCGATGATGTGGTGCGCCTGTCTGCCAAGCTGACAGATCAAGCCATGGAATTGCCGCCAGATGTTCCCACAGCCGCTCTTGAGTTATCCTACTGGATTGCCAGTAATTTTCGGGGTGTAGCTCAGGAGCAACAGAGCCTTCTAGAGTTGCAGTCCACCTACGATCGCCTGCTGCGGGAAGCAGAAATCTTAACAACAACGCGCAACCATTTAGCCGCCCGAACTGTGCTTAAGGAAACCTTCAAGTAG